In Piliocolobus tephrosceles isolate RC106 chromosome 6, ASM277652v3, whole genome shotgun sequence, the following are encoded in one genomic region:
- the LOC111532142 gene encoding golgin subfamily A member 2-like isoform X2: MALPGEEDMEEDIWTVRKRRRLGPCRTSQRTWRAWRSGGIFQLRWSQCPVGAKGVLPAPGSPSGLVPARGSGPAPGTGGESVCGETHQPCKGPWRSCSFMELLKEKVDLKEWVEKLELGFIHLSGKTDTMSEREARALQGELQGCQRAPASEPVLPQESTSPQMGARGQCQRCGTGRGGHHQAGPGPGGDEDLWEVSLTDSVEPAPGEAREGSPHDSPTAQHIVQLLPLTQDSPGAPRFGQQPLHAILLTVLRSGR, encoded by the exons ATGGCTCTCCCTGGGGAAG AGGATATGGAGGAGGACATCTGGACAGTGAGGAAGAGGAGGCGCCTGGGCCCATGCAGAACATCCCAGAGGACCTGGAGAGCCTGGAGGTCAG GTGGCATTTTTCAACTTCGCtggagccagtgtccagtaggaGCAAAGGGTGTGCTGCCAGCCCCTGGCTCACCCAGTGGCCTCGTCCCAGCCAGAGGCAGCGGCCCAGCCCCAGGGACTGGGGGTGAGTCTGTGTGTGGGGAGACCCACCAGCCCTGCAAGGGGCCTTGGAGAAGCTGCAG CTTTATGGAGCTCCTGAAGGAGAAGGTGGACCTGAAGGAGTGGGTGGAGAAACTAGAGCTTGGATTCATCCACCTCTCAGGAAAGACAGACACCATGAGCGAGCGGGAGGCCAGGGCACTGCAGGGGGAGCTGCAGGGCTGTCAGAGGGCCCCAGCATCTGAGCCTGTCCTCCCGCAGGAAAGTACATCACCCCAGATGGGAGCTAGGGGGCAGTGCCAAAGATGCGGCACTGGGAGAGGAGGACATCATCAGGCTGGCCCAGGACCAGGAGGAGACGAAG ATCTTTGGGAGGTGAGCCTCACTGACAGCGTGGAGCCTGCACCAGGAGAGGCCAGAGAGGGTTCTCCCCACGACAGCCCCACTGCACAGCATATCGTGCAGCTGCTTCCTCTAACGCAGGACTCTCCAGGAGCACCGAGGTTTGGGCAGCAACCCCTGCATGCCATTCTTCTCACGGTGCTGAGATCAGGGAGAtaa
- the LOC111532142 gene encoding golgin subfamily A member 2-like isoform X3 → MALPGEEDMEEDIWTVRKRRRLGPCRTSQRTWRAWRSGGIFQLRWSQCPVGAKGVLPAPGSPSGLVPARGSGPAPGTGGESVCGETHQPCKGPWRSCRKVHHPRWELGGSAKDAALGEEDIIRLAQDQEETKVNLLELQGQVLWLVSDHNEGHDKFLTTAQSPADEPALGPPIPQELGSADKQGDLWEVSLTDSVEPAPGEAREGSPHDSPTAQHIVQLLPLTQDSPGAPRFGQQPLHAILLTVLRSGR, encoded by the exons ATGGCTCTCCCTGGGGAAG AGGATATGGAGGAGGACATCTGGACAGTGAGGAAGAGGAGGCGCCTGGGCCCATGCAGAACATCCCAGAGGACCTGGAGAGCCTGGAGGTCAG GTGGCATTTTTCAACTTCGCtggagccagtgtccagtaggaGCAAAGGGTGTGCTGCCAGCCCCTGGCTCACCCAGTGGCCTCGTCCCAGCCAGAGGCAGCGGCCCAGCCCCAGGGACTGGGGGTGAGTCTGTGTGTGGGGAGACCCACCAGCCCTGCAAGGGGCCTTGGAGAAGCTGCAG GAAAGTACATCACCCCAGATGGGAGCTAGGGGGCAGTGCCAAAGATGCGGCACTGGGAGAGGAGGACATCATCAGGCTGGCCCAGGACCAGGAGGAGACGAAG GTGAACCTGCTGGAGCTGCAGGGACAGGTGTTGTGGCTTGTGAGCGACCACAACGAGGGGCACGACAAATTCCTGACCACTGCCCAGAGTCCTGCTGATGAGCCCGCTCTAGGACCCCCCATCCCCCAGGAGCTTGGGAGTGCTGACAAGCAGGGTG ATCTTTGGGAGGTGAGCCTCACTGACAGCGTGGAGCCTGCACCAGGAGAGGCCAGAGAGGGTTCTCCCCACGACAGCCCCACTGCACAGCATATCGTGCAGCTGCTTCCTCTAACGCAGGACTCTCCAGGAGCACCGAGGTTTGGGCAGCAACCCCTGCATGCCATTCTTCTCACGGTGCTGAGATCAGGGAGAtaa
- the LOC111532142 gene encoding golgin subfamily A member 6B-like isoform X4, which produces MALPGEGYGGGHLDSEEEEAPGPMQNIPEDLESLEVRWHFSTSLEPVSSRSKGCAASPWLTQWPRPSQRQRPSPRDWGKVHHPRWELGGSAKDAALGEEDIIRLAQDQEETKVNLLELQGQVLWLVSDHNEGHDKFLTTAQSPADEPALGPPIPQELGSADKQGDPLLPLSEDLWEVSLTDSVEPAPGEAREGSPHDSPTAQHIVQLLPLTQDSPGAPRFGQQPLHAILLTVLRSGR; this is translated from the exons ATGGCTCTCCCTGGGGAAG GATATGGAGGAGGACATCTGGACAGTGAGGAAGAGGAGGCGCCTGGGCCCATGCAGAACATCCCAGAGGACCTGGAGAGCCTGGAGGTCAG GTGGCATTTTTCAACTTCGCtggagccagtgtccagtaggaGCAAAGGGTGTGCTGCCAGCCCCTGGCTCACCCAGTGGCCTCGTCCCAGCCAGAGGCAGCGGCCCAGCCCCAGGGACTGGGG GAAAGTACATCACCCCAGATGGGAGCTAGGGGGCAGTGCCAAAGATGCGGCACTGGGAGAGGAGGACATCATCAGGCTGGCCCAGGACCAGGAGGAGACGAAG GTGAACCTGCTGGAGCTGCAGGGACAGGTGTTGTGGCTTGTGAGCGACCACAACGAGGGGCACGACAAATTCCTGACCACTGCCCAGAGTCCTGCTGATGAGCCCGCTCTAGGACCCCCCATCCCCCAGGAGCTTGGGAGTGCTGACAAGCAGGGTG atcccctcctccctctgtctgAAGATCTTTGGGAGGTGAGCCTCACTGACAGCGTGGAGCCTGCACCAGGAGAGGCCAGAGAGGGTTCTCCCCACGACAGCCCCACTGCACAGCATATCGTGCAGCTGCTTCCTCTAACGCAGGACTCTCCAGGAGCACCGAGGTTTGGGCAGCAACCCCTGCATGCCATTCTTCTCACGGTGCTGAGATCAGGGAGAtaa
- the LOC111532142 gene encoding golgin subfamily A member 2-like isoform X1, protein MALPGEEDMEEDIWTVRKRRRLGPCRTSQRTWRAWRSGGIFQLRWSQCPVGAKGVLPAPGSPSGLVPARGSGPAPGTGGESVCGETHQPCKGPWRSCRKVHHPRWELGGSAKDAALGEEDIIRLAQDQEETKVNLLELQGQVLWLVSDHNEGHDKFLTTAQSPADEPALGPPIPQELGSADKQGDPLLPLSEDLWEVSLTDSVEPAPGEAREGSPHDSPTAQHIVQLLPLTQDSPGAPRFGQQPLHAILLTVLRSGR, encoded by the exons ATGGCTCTCCCTGGGGAAG AGGATATGGAGGAGGACATCTGGACAGTGAGGAAGAGGAGGCGCCTGGGCCCATGCAGAACATCCCAGAGGACCTGGAGAGCCTGGAGGTCAG GTGGCATTTTTCAACTTCGCtggagccagtgtccagtaggaGCAAAGGGTGTGCTGCCAGCCCCTGGCTCACCCAGTGGCCTCGTCCCAGCCAGAGGCAGCGGCCCAGCCCCAGGGACTGGGGGTGAGTCTGTGTGTGGGGAGACCCACCAGCCCTGCAAGGGGCCTTGGAGAAGCTGCAG GAAAGTACATCACCCCAGATGGGAGCTAGGGGGCAGTGCCAAAGATGCGGCACTGGGAGAGGAGGACATCATCAGGCTGGCCCAGGACCAGGAGGAGACGAAG GTGAACCTGCTGGAGCTGCAGGGACAGGTGTTGTGGCTTGTGAGCGACCACAACGAGGGGCACGACAAATTCCTGACCACTGCCCAGAGTCCTGCTGATGAGCCCGCTCTAGGACCCCCCATCCCCCAGGAGCTTGGGAGTGCTGACAAGCAGGGTG atcccctcctccctctgtctgAAGATCTTTGGGAGGTGAGCCTCACTGACAGCGTGGAGCCTGCACCAGGAGAGGCCAGAGAGGGTTCTCCCCACGACAGCCCCACTGCACAGCATATCGTGCAGCTGCTTCCTCTAACGCAGGACTCTCCAGGAGCACCGAGGTTTGGGCAGCAACCCCTGCATGCCATTCTTCTCACGGTGCTGAGATCAGGGAGAtaa
- the ZNF774 gene encoding zinc finger protein 774 → MWLGTSGKSGLPGHCLENPLQECHPAQLEEWAFKGISRPSVISQLEQKEEPWVLPLQNFEARKILRETHADFEHQVAKLNQDISETAEQCGTSSERTNKDLSHTLSWGGNWERGLKLEGQHGTLPGEDQLEPFSQERDLNKLLDGYVGEKPMCAECGKSFNQSSYLIRHLRTHTGERPYTCTECGKGFKQSSDLVTHRRTHTGEKPYQCKGCEKKFSDSSTLIKHQRTHTGERPYECPECGKTFGRKPHLIMHQRTHTGEKPYTCLECHKSFSRSSNFITHQRTHTGVKPYTCNDCGESFSQSSDLIKHQRTHTGERPFKCPECGKGFRDSSHFVAHMSTHSGERPFSCPDCHKSFSQSSHLVTHQRTHTGERPFKCENCGKGFTDSSALIKHQRIHTGERPYKCGECGKSFNQSSHFITHQRIHLGDRPYRCPECGKTFNQRSHFLTHQRTHTGEKPFHCGKCNKSFRQKAHLLCHQNTHLV, encoded by the exons ATGTGGCTGGGGACTTCAGGGAAGAGTGGGTTACCTGGACACTGCTTAGAGAATCCTCTTCAGGAATGCCACCCAGCACAGTTAGAAGAATGGGCTTTCAAAGG AATTTCCAGGCCTAGTGTAATCTCCCAGTTGGAGCAGAAAGAAGAGCCATGGGTCCTACCACTCCAAAACTTTGAGGCGAGGAAGATCCTGAGGGAAACCCACGCAG ACTTTGAGCATCAGGTGGCAAAGCTCAATCAGGACATTTCTGAAACAGCGGAACAATGTGGAACATCCTCAGAAAGAACCAATAAAGATCTTTCTCATACTCTTAGTTGGGGAGGAAACTGGGAGCGAGGCCTAAAATTAGAAGGGCAACATGGAACCCTTCCAGGAGAGGACCAGCTGGAGCCCTTTTCACAGGAGAGGGATTTAAACAAGCTCCTGGATGGATATGTAGGAGAGAAGCCTATGTGTGCAGAATGCGGGAAAAGCTTTAACCAGAGTTCCTATCTCATAAGACACCTAAGAACCCACACTGGCGAGAGGCCCTATACGTGCACTGAGTGTGGGAAAGGCTTCAAACAGAGCTCAGACCTTGTCACCCATCGCAGAACACACACAGGAGAGAAGCCCTACCAATGCAAGGGGTGTGAGAAAAAATTCAGCGACAGCTCAACACTCATCAAACATCAGAGAACCCACACAGGGGAGAGACCCTATGAGTGCCCAGAGTGTGGGAAGACTTTTGGGCGGAAGCCACACCTCATTATGCACCAAAGAACCCACACAGGCGAGAAGCCCTACACGTGCCTGGAATGTCACAAAAGCTTCAGTCGAAGCTCAAATTTCATCACTCACCAGAGGACCCACACAGGGGTGAAGCCTTACACGTGTAATGACTGTGGGGAGAGTTTTAGCCAGAGCTCGGATTTGATTAAGCACCAACGAACCCACACAGGAGAACGGCCCTTCAAATGCCCGGAGTGTGGGAAGGGCTTCAGAGATAGTTCTCATTTTGTAGCTCACATGAGTACTCATTCAGGAGAAAGACCTTTCAGTTGTCCTGACTGCCACAAAAGCTTCAGTCAGAGCTCACATTTAGTCACGCACCAAAGAACACACACAGGTGAGAGACCTTTTAAGTGTGAAAACTGTGGGAAAGGATTCACTGACAGCTCTGCCCTCATTAAGCACCAACGAATCCACACAGGAGAAAGACCCTACAAATGTGGGGAGTGTGGGAAGAGTTTCAATCAGAGCTCCCACTTCATTACCCATCAGAGAATCCACTTAGGAGACAGGCCCTATCGATGTCCTGAGTGTGGCAAGACCTTCAATCAGCGTTCCCATTTCCTCACACACCAGAGAACGCATACAGGAGAAAAACCTTTCCACTGTGGTAAATGTAACAAGAGCTTCCGTCAGAAAGCGCATCTTTTATGCCATCAAAACACCCATTTGGTTTAG